The Candidatus Zymogenus saltonus DNA segment CCAGCTCCCCTCCGTCTTCAATAGTCTGTGCGGCCTTAACGGGTTCGGCCCAGTTCTCTCGCGCTGTTTAGAATTTGTTTCAAGGCTGTCCAAGAAAATGTCTATTGACTTTAACCGAACAGGTCTATAAGATAGTGCTTTAATTTTTAAGCAAAAGAATGAACCCTGAACCAAAGAGCGGAACGCTCGACATAGACTATGCGTAAAAAAGGAGTGACTTGAAAAAAACTATAAAGACAATCCTGAAGTTCACGATAGGTCTTCTCCTTTTTTTCGTAGTAGTGGCGCTCTTCAGCGGCTTCAAGGATATCGACCGGCTTTTTAAGATCAACTGGCTTATGGCGTGGCCGGTTGTCATCCTGACTTTTATAGTTAACTTTATGGATGCCTGGAAGCTCCACGTAATCATAAACCACTTCTCAAAAAAAGGGGATCTCATAACTCTCCTCAGATACATTATCATGGGGAGATTTGTCGGTCACTCCACAAGCCAGATGTTCGGCGATATGGGAAGCCGCTTTCTCTATACTAAATCGATCGGCATAGACTTAAAAAGGGGCACGTTTGCAATAATACTCGATAAGCTCCTTATAGGGATACTCCTCGGATGCATAATAGTGACGATTCCGGTGGTGGTGGCGTTCGAGGAATTTGAACGTTATACGTCGATTGTGCCTCTCGTTTCGGCGGTCCTCTTTGCAATAAGCATATCCCTTATGCCGGCGGTCATATCCATCTTCATAAGGTTTTTCCCAAAACGGGATATTTTAAAACAATTAAGAACCATGGTATCGGGAAGACTGCGCTGGCTCCTCTTTTTCCTCACGATCGGGAAATTTTTACTGTCAGCGATCAGGTTTCTATTCATAATGAGGCTCTGCCAGATAGACCTCGCTTTCGCGAAGGTCTTTATGGGGACGGCCATCGTGCAGGGGAGCATGATCGTGGGAATTACTCCGGGCGGGCTGGGTCTCGTGGAGGCGGGATGGGCGGGGGTGCTCTATTTTTATAAAGTTCCGTCCCTAAACAGCGCGAGTTTTCTGGTCAATCAGAGGCTCCTTATCTTTGGATCCATCCTCCTGTTGTCACTCCTTTTCGTAATCCATAATGGGCTGAAGAAAAGATTTTCGACACCAAAGGAAAAACCGCCCACCTCCGACTCTCAACCGAAATAGTCAATCTATCCCCTCCGTGGAAAAGGGGCCACTTTAGGCGATGCCGCTCCCTTACAAAACGGATATACTCATATGGAAATTGAGCCTTTTAAGGTGGCGACAAGTCGGCCCATATCCTTCATTCCAATATCATTAGGTTTGATTTTATCTGCGATAACCTCTGCACTGCATGCAGTGTGTTATATGTCGGATTCTTTGGAAAAGGGATTCTAA contains these protein-coding regions:
- a CDS encoding flippase-like domain-containing protein; this translates as MKKTIKTILKFTIGLLLFFVVVALFSGFKDIDRLFKINWLMAWPVVILTFIVNFMDAWKLHVIINHFSKKGDLITLLRYIIMGRFVGHSTSQMFGDMGSRFLYTKSIGIDLKRGTFAIILDKLLIGILLGCIIVTIPVVVAFEEFERYTSIVPLVSAVLFAISISLMPAVISIFIRFFPKRDILKQLRTMVSGRLRWLLFFLTIGKFLLSAIRFLFIMRLCQIDLAFAKVFMGTAIVQGSMIVGITPGGLGLVEAGWAGVLYFYKVPSLNSASFLVNQRLLIFGSILLLSLLFVIHNGLKKRFSTPKEKPPTSDSQPK